A genome region from Lucilia cuprina isolate Lc7/37 chromosome 3, ASM2204524v1, whole genome shotgun sequence includes the following:
- the LOC111676179 gene encoding derlin-2 — protein MALQSIRQFYLEIPPVTRCYTTACVITTLAVHLDLVSPLQLYFNPILIIRKLQLWRLATTFLFFGSVGISFFFNMVFTYRYCRMLEEGSFRGRSSDFVMMFLFGGALMTFFGLFVNLLFLGQAFTLMLVYVWSRRNPFVRMNFFGVMNFQAPYLPWVLLCCSMILGNTIWVDIIGMGVGHIYYFLEDVFPFQRSGYKMLKTPNFLKVLFNEHIDRNYQPLPEDRPGGFNWGGEEAEQQQPAAEGNNDEATAAADVAQNPVENNDQRAARPAQN, from the exons ATGGCGCTGCAATCAATAAGACAATTTTATCTTGAAATACCACCAGTAACACGTTGCTATACGACGGCATGTGTTATCACAACATTGGCAGTG CATTTGGATTTAGTTTCTCCCCTACAATTGTACTTTAATCCCATCTTGATTATACGTAAATTGCAATTATGGCGTTTGGCTACTACGTTTTTGTTTTTCGGTTCGGTGGGCATAAGTTTCTTTTTCAACATGGTCTTTACATACCGCTACTGTCGGATGCTGGAGGAGGGTTCCTTCCGTGGTCGTAGCTCTGATTTTGTTATGATGTTCCTGTTTGGTGGTGCCCTTATGACATTCTTTGGTTTGTTTgtgaatttgttgtttttgggtCAGGCCTTTACGCTGATGTTGGTTTATGTGTGGTCGAGAAGGAATCCATTTGTACGTATGAATTTCTTTGGTGTTATGAATTTTCAG gCTCCCTACTTACCCTGGGTATTGTTATGCTGTTCCATGATCTTGGGCAATACTATATGGGTGGATATTATAGGCATGGGTGTGggtcatatttattatttcctaGAAGATGTATTTCCATTCCAAAGAAGCggctataaaatgttaaaaacaccgaatttttt GAAAGTACTATTTAATGAACATATTGATCGTAATTACCAGCCATTACCAGAAGATCGTCCCGGTGGTTTTAACTGGGGTGGTGAAGAAGCCGAGCAACAGCAACCAGCAGCCGAAGGTAATAATGATGAAGCCACAGCAGCTGCAGATGTTGCACAAAATCCCGTAGAAAACAATGACCAAAGAGCGGCAAGACCAGCACAAAATTAA